The genome window CGGCGTGCCGTCAGGGCGGGCGATCACCAGGTCGTCGAGCTCGCGGTTCGAGATCGTGATCGTGCCCTTGACCACGTCGTCCCACGTCACGTCGCCATCGAGCGGATTCTTGAAGCGCACGACGGGCTTGCGATCCGCTGGTACGGCAGGCAGGGTCTTGCCCGGCTCCGGACGCCAGGTGCCGTCGTAGCGGGGCTTTTCGCCGGCCGCGCGCATGCGCTCGCGCATCGCTTCGACTTCGTCCGGCGACGAGTAGCAGTGATATGCCGTGCCTTCGGCCAGCATCTGCGCCACCACTTCGCGGTAGCGGTCCATGCGGGCCATCTGGTAGAACGGGCCTTCGTCGTGGTCCAGGCCCAGCCACTGCATGCCTTCGATGATGGCTTGCACGGCTTCCGGCGTCGAGCGCTCTACGTCCGTGTCTTCGATGCGCAGCACGAAGGTGCCGCCGAAGTGACGGGCATACGCCCAGCTGTATAAAGCGGTGCGGGCGCCGCCCAGGTGCAGATAGCCGGTCGGGCTGGGAGCGAAACGGGTACGGACGGGAGTAGCGGTTGTGGTCATCGAAGTAATCAGGCCTGAATAAGTAAAACGCCATTTTACTCTGTTGACCGCCGCCGCTCCACAAGGGCCGTCACAGCTGCAGCAAGCGCCTTTTCACCTCGTCCGCCTGGGCATGCAGCGCCTGATCGAACAGGGCGACCAGTTGCGACAGGGGCCGGTGCAAAGGCTTCACGAGATTCACCGTGAACGGCAAGGACACGCCGAAGCGGCGAATCTGCAGGCCCTGCCCCGCATAATCGAGGGCCGTAAGCGGATTGACGATAGCCAGTCCCACGCCTTCGCGCACCATGGCGCAGACGGAGGCGGCGCTGTGCGTGTCGAGCGCCATGCGCCGCTCCACGCCGGCCTGCGCGAAGATGGCGTCGATCTGCTGGCGGTAAGGATCGACGGCGGCCAGGCTGATAAAAGGCTGGCCCGCGAAGTCCGCCGGCTGCAGCACGGATTTCGCCGCCAGCGGGTGCCCATCGGGCAGCACGCACACTTCATCGACGGACATCAGGGTATCGAGCGCGGTGCCCGGCGGCGCATTGCCCACTTCCGTCAGGCCGATATCGTGGCGCTGGGCCGACAGCCACTCTTCCAGCAGCGGCGACTCCTGCGGCGTGATGCTGATGCTCACCTTCGGAAAGTCGGCCACGAAGCGCTTGCACGCCTGCGGCAGCAGCGACTGGGAAAACACGGGCAGGCAGGCGATCGACAGCTGACCCTGGTCAAACTGGCGCAAGGCCGCCGCCGTGCTGACGATGCGCTCCAGGCCGAAATACGCGCGCTGCACTTCCTCAAACAGCTGCAGCGCCTGCGCCGTCGGGCGCAGCCGTCCCCGCTCGCGCTCGAACAGGGTCAAGCCCGTCAAGTGTTCAAGGCGCGCCAGCTCGCGGCTGACGGTGGGCTGCGACGTGTGCAGCATGGCGGCGGCGGCCGTCACGCTGCCCGTCGTCATGATGGCGCGAAAGACCTCGATATGGCGCAGGGAGATAGTCATAGCCATATCATAAATGAATAAGGTAACCCTAAATAGATATTTTATGTTTACACAGAAAACCCGCATCATGGCCAGCATCGTAGGTCGGATTAGCGGGCAAAGCCCGCGTAATCCGACGTCACCCATAACATGACAAAGACCATCACCATGAAACCAGTGCCAGACGCCACCCTCGCCCAACTCGCCCAGGAACACGGCACGCCATTATGGGTGTATGACGCGGCCACCATTCGCGCGCGCGTGGCGCAGCTGGCGCAGTTCGACACCGTGCGCTTCGCACAAAAGGCCAATTCGAACATCCATCTGCTCACCCTGATGCGCGAAGCGGGCGTGCACGTGGACGCCGTCTCGCTGGGCGAGATCGAACGCGCGCTGCAGGCGGGCTTTACGCCGGCGCAAACGAATGGCGCCGCCGGCGTGGTATTCACCTGCGACCTGTTCGACCGCGCCACCCTGGCGCGCGTGGCGGCGGCAAAAATTGAAGTCAATTGCGGCTCCGTCGACATGCTGCGCCAGCTGGGCCCCGTGTCGGCCGGCCACCGCGTCTGGCTGCGCATCAATCCCGGCTATGGCCATGGCCACAGCAACAAGACCAATACGGGCGGCGAAAACAGCAAGCACGGCATCTGGCATGAAGAACTGCCGGAGGCGCTGGCCGTCATCCGCGCGCATGGATTGCACCTGGTAGGCCTGCACATGCACATCGGTTCGGGCGTCGACTACAGCCACCTGGAAACCGTCTGCGGCACCATGGTCGACCTGGTGAAAAACATGGGCCACGATCTGGAAGCCATTTCCACGGGCGGCGGCCTGTCCGTGCCCTACCGCGAAGGAGAGCAGCCGGTCGACACGGACCATTATTTCCAGCTGTGGGATGCGGCGCGCAAGCAGATCGAGGCGCACCTGGGCCATCCCGTGCACCTGGAAATCGAACCGGGCCGCTTCCTGGTGGCCGACGCGGGCCTGCTGGTGGCCGAAGTGCGCGCCACCAAGCAAATGGGCGGCAACCACTTCACCTTGCTCGATACGGGCTTCAATGAATTGATGCGCCCTGCCATGTACGGCAGCTACCATGAGATGTCGGTGATCGCGCACGACGGCCGCGCCCTGGAAGCCCAGCGCGCCACCGTGGTCGGCGGCCCCCTGTGCGAATCGGGCGACGTGTTTACCCAGCGCGATGGCGGCGTGGTGGAAACCCGCTTGCTACCGGCCGCGCAGGTGGGCGACTACGTCGTCTTCGAAGGCGCGGGCGCGTATGGCGCGTCGATGTCGTCGAACTACAACAGCCGTCCGCATGCGGCCGAATACCTGGTCGATGGGGCGCAATCCCGCTTGATCCGCCGCCGCCAGACGGTGGCCGAGCTGATCGCGCTGGAACAACTGTAAAACCGTGCCCGCGTGCGGGCATGCGCATCTGCTAACATCGGGGCAACTCGATGAAAGCCCGCCATGCCCGCCCAAGTACTTCCCTTCCGCAGCGCCACCCGGCTGCTGCTGTCCCTGCTGCTGTCCGCCGTCCTCGCCGGCTGCGCCGCACTGCCGTCGCTGGAAGGCCGCGTTCCCTCCAGCGTCATCACGGATACGGCGCAGACCAAATTAGCCACGGCCATTGCGCCCATGGTGGCGCAGCATCCCGGCGTGTCCGGCATTTATCCGCTGGCCGACGGGCGCGACGCCTTTGCCGCGCGCGCCCTGCTGGCCGCCGCCGCCCAGCGCAGCCTGGACGTGCAGTACTACATCTGGCACAAGGATATTACGGGCACCTTGCTGTTCGACGCCCTGCGCCAGGCGGCCGAACGGGGCGTGCGCGTGCGCCTGCTGCTCGACGATAACAACACGGCGGGCCTGGACCAGACCCTGAGCATGCTGGGCAAGCAGCAGAACCTGGAAATCCGCCTGTTCAATCCCTTCGTGCCCCGCGCGCCGCGCGCGCTCGCCTTTGCCACCGACTTTTCCCGCCTCAACCGGCGCATGCACAATAAATCGTTCACGGCCGATAACCAGGCCACCATCGTCGGCGGACGCAATGTGGGCGATGAGTATTTTGGCGCGGCCGGCGACGTGCTGTTCGCCGACCTGGACGTGCTGGCCGTCGGCCCCGTCGTCAACGAGGTCTCGCACGATTTCGACCGCTACTGGAACAGCGCCTCGGCCTACCCGGCCAGCCTGCTGCTGACCAGCCCAGTCGAGGGCGACGCGGCCACCATCGCCGCCGAAGCGGACCGCATCGACGACACCAGGGCGGCCGAGGAATACGTGCAGGCGCTGCGCACCTCGCCCTTCGTCAGGCAGATGATGGAACGCACCCTGCCCTTCGAATGGGCGCGCACGCGCATGGTCAGCGACGACCCGGCCAAGGTGCTGGACAAGGCCAGGCCCGGCACGGGCGTGGCGGAAAACCTGCAAAACCTGCTGGGCGTGCCGGAAAAGGAAGTGGACCTGGTGTCGCCGTATTTCGTGCCCGGCAAAGCCGGCACGCTGGCCTTTGCGGACCTGGCGAAAAAAGGCGTCGGCGTGCGCATCCTGACGAATGCGCTGGAAGCGACCGACGTGGCGGCCGTGCATGCGGGTTACGCGAAGTGGAGAAAGCCGCTGCTGGAAGCGGGCGTGCTGCTGTATGAATCGCGCCGCTCGTGGGAACGGGGCGACGCGCGCGCGCAGCCCGGCCACCTGGGCAGCTCCGCATCGAGCCTGCATGCGAAGACCTTTGCCGTCGATGACAAGCGCATCTTTGTCGGCTCGTTCAACTTCGATCCGCGCTCGATCGAGTTGAACACGGAAATGGGCCTCGTCATCGACAGCCCCGCGCTGGCCAGCCAGCTGGGCCTGGCCATGCGCACCACCATCCCGCAGCGCGCCTACCAGGTGCTGCTGGGCGACGACGGCAAGCTGTACTGGATCGCCCGCGACGCCAGCGGCGGCGCCACGCGCTACGACACGGAGCCGGGCACCAGCGTGTGGAAGCGCATGGGGGTGGCGATTCTGTCGGTGCTGCCGATAGACTGGCTGCTGTAAGCGGTTTTGCCAACACTGTTGTCGGATTACGCGTGGCTTTGCCCCGCTAATCCGACCTACGCTCGCTCCAGGCTAACGCAGCCGACGTAGGTCGGGTTAGCGCTCCGCGCGTAACCCGACAACACCACAGCCCCGGAGCCTTACCGCACCGCTTCCGTCAACACCCGCCCTTCCGACGCGGACGGCTGGCGTATGCGCAGCAAATGGGCGAGCGTAGGCGCGATATCGACCACTTCCGCGTACTGGCCATAGGCGCCCGGCTTGATCCAGCGGGGGCCGAAGACCATCAGCGGCACGTTGGTGTCATATGTGTACGGCGTGCCGTGCGAGGTGCCGCCAACGCCCTTGCCGAAGTACCAGGCCGGCTTTGTGACGACCATCAGGTCGCCCGACAGCTGGCGGTTCCAGGCGCGGCGCATCAGGGTGTCCATGCGCGTGGCGACGGCGCCCGCTTCCATTTGCGTGCGCGTATATACTTGTGCCAGACCGTCCTGCTGCAGCAGGAAGCGGGCCGCCGCGTCTTCCAGGGCGGCGCGATGGACGCCGCTCTTTTCCGCCAGCGCGTAATCGAGGTAGATATTCGGCAGCGACGACGCCGTCACCAGCTTGTCGATGCCCAGCGTCGTGGCCAGGTGCTGGTTCAGGCTTGCCACCATCTTGTCGCCGTCGATGCGCTTGGCGGAAAAACCGCCGCGCGCTTCCGTAAATTCGGGCACGTTGGCAAAGCCATGGTCGGCCGTCAGCACCACCAGCACGTTATCCATGCCGACTTTTTTATCGAGGTCGGCAAAGAAACCGGCCAGCATGCGGTCCAGGCGCTGCAGGTGGTCATGCGACATCCTGCTTTCCGGGCCGTAGGCGTGGTTCACGTAGTCGTGTGCGGACAGGCTCACGCCGAGGATATCGGGCACGCCGGCCGGGTTGCGGCCCAGGTTTTCGCCATCGATGGCGGCGCGCGCGAATTCCAGGGTCAGCTCATCGAGGAAGGGACCGGACTTCAAGCGGCTGTAGTACTCGCCATCGAGCTTGCCGCTGTCGCTGTAATAGGCGAACGGGAAGGTGTTGCGCGTGCCCGGCTTGGCCGGCACGATATCCTCGCGCGCATCATTGGCGTAGGCGCTGTCAGCCAGCAAGGGCGTCCAGCTCTTGCCGTAGTAGCGGTCCTGCGGCTTGCTGGCCTGGTAGCGCTGCACCCATTGCGGATGCTGCTGCATATAATAAGTGCTGCTGGCGAAATTGCCCGTTTTTTCCATGTACATATAGGCCGTGCCCGTTTTTCCCGCCAGCAGGATGGCGCCCCGGTCCTTGCCCGAGACCGTGACGACCTTGGCCTTGTCGCCCGTGGCATAGCGCAGCTCGTCGCCCAGGGTGCTCACGCGCAGCTTCACGGGCGAGGTGCCATCATCGGGTTTCGTCTCTTCGCCGATGTAGTGGAAATTGCCATCCTCGGTGCAGTACACGGATTTTTTCGTGACGGGATCGATCCAGTTATTGCCGATCACGCCATGCTGGTACGGATAAGCGCCGGACAGCACGGCCGAGTGGCCGATGGCGGTGACCGTGATGCCATGCGCCTGGTGCGCATCGCTGAACCACGCGCCCTGCTCCAGCAGGCGGCGGAAGCCGCCCTGGCCGAACTGGTCGCGGTAGCGCGTCACCTGCTCTTGCGGCAAACCATCGACCACCAGCACCACCACCAGCTTCGGCTGCGCCGCAGTGGCAGAAGCAGCAGCAGGAAGCGCCTTGGCCGCATGCGCCTGGCACGCCGCCGCGCCAGCCACCAGCAGCAACGCCTGCGCCAGTTGTCGGGAAAGGGAGAAATTCTTGCTCATATGCACTCATCCAAAGTTAGGCCACCGGGCAGCATACGCAAACTGTATGACGCAATGATGACAAGAAGCACGACCATGAAAAAGGCCGGGCACCATCGCTGGAACCCGGCCTGATGCCGACATGAATCAATATGCGCGATTACTTGACCGTCACCTTGATGCTTTTGCTCAACTCCGGCCCATACGACTGGTGCGCGCCGTTGGCGAACTGCATGGTGAGCGTGTACTGACCCGGCGGCAAGGTGACGTCCGTTTCCGTCTGTCCTTTGCCGAAATGCAAATGTTTATCATCCATGGGGATCATCTCGCCCGCCTTCATCGGCCCCATATTGATGAGCAGATGATGGTGGCCCGTCCTGGCCGTCATGTCACCGGCCGGCTTGACGTCCATGCCGCTGACGGCAAATTTCACCTTGAACGGACTGGTCACCGTCGCACCGTCAACAGGCTCGACGAAGGACACGGATTGGGCGAAGGCGCTGGCGGCCAGCAGGCTGCCGGCAACCAGGACTGCGGCCTGGCGCAGGAATACGGTGGTCAATTGCATGATGTCTCCTCTTGTTTAGTAACAACACGGACTGCATGAAACCATATTCCTGCTGAGACTGGCGCCGGGGAGCGCCAAATCCAATCATCAGTCGTTCTTGATGACGATCGACGGGAACTTGCTGGTCATATCCTTCGCCTTTTCCGCCACCTTGATGGCGATGGTGCGGGCGATCTGCTTGTAGATCTCGGCAACAGGACCATCCGGCTCAGCCACGACGGTCGGCGTGCCCGAATCCGTCTGCTGGCGGATCGCCATGGTCAGCGGCAGGGCGCCGAGGAATTCCACGCCGAAGTCCGCGCACATCTTCGCGCCGCCGCCGGCACCGAAAATTTCTTCCGCATGGCCGCAGTTCGAGCAGATGTGCGTGCTCATGTTTTCCACCACGCCGAGGATCGGAATGCCGACTTTCTCGAACATTTTGAGGCCCTTGCGCGCGTCCAGCAGCGCGATGTCCTGCGGCGTCGTGACGATCACGGCGCCCGTGACGGGCACTTTCTGCGACAGGGTCAGCTGAATGTCGCCCGTGCCTGGCGGCATGTCGACGATCAAATAGTCAAGGTCGCGCCAGTTGGTCTGGTCCAGCAGTTGCTGCAACGCTTGCGTGACCATCGGGCCGCGCCACACCATCGGTTCGTCCGGATCGATCATGAAGCCGATCGACGACACTTGCAGGCCGTGGTTTTCCATCGGCTCCATGCTCTTGCCGTCGAGCGTCTTCGGCTGGCCGCTGATGCCCAGCATCATCGGTTGCGACGGGCCATAGATATCGGCATCCAGCATGCCGACGGTGGCGCCTTCGGCAGCCAGGGCCAGGGCCAGGTTGACGGCCGTGGTCGATTTGCCCACGCCGCCCTTGCCGGAAGCGACGGCGATGATGTTTTTCACATTGCTCATCGGCTTCAAGCCGCGCTGCACCGTATGCGAAATGATTTTCGACGACACGCCCACGCTGACGTTGCCCACGCCCGGCAGCACGCGCAGGGCGGCCAGCACGGATTTGCGGATCAGGTCGATCTGGCTTTTGGCGGGGTAGCCCAGCTCGATATCGAGGGAAATATCATTGCCATCGACCTTCAGATTCTTGACGGTTTTGCTGGAAATGAAATCTTTATGTGTATTTGGATCAATAACCTGGGCCAGCGCGGCCTTGACGTCTTCTACTGTGATGCTCATGTAAATCTCCGTGTGTACTACATATGTGCAATACGCGCAGTCTAGCGCAAAATCGCCAGGGGCGATCAAGACAAAAGCATCACTTGCCGGCGCTGCATCTGCTCATATTGCCTTTCCGCTGTTAAAATGTCCTATTATCCATCCCAAAAGTGCATCAATCATGACTCGCAAGCTGTTCGTCACCACTGCCCTGCCTTACGCAAACGCCGCTTTTCACATTGGCCACATCATGGAATACATCCAGGCTGATATCTGGGTCCGGTTCCAGCGAATGCAACGCGATGGCGCAGCCGGCCGTGAAGTGCACTTTGTGGGCGCCGACGATACGCATGGCACGCCCATCATGATCGCCGCCGAAAAGGAAGGCATCACGCCGCAGCAATTCGTCGCCAACATCGCCGCCGGCCGCGCCCAGTACCTCGATGGCTTCCATATCGCCTTCGACAACTGGTATTCGACCGATTCGCCGGAAAACGTCGACCTGTCGCAATCGATCTACCGCAAGCTGCGCGATACGGGCCTGATCGTCACGAAAACCGTCGACCGCTTCTTCGATCCGGTGAAAGGCATGTTCCTGGCCGACCGCAACATCAAGGGCGAATGCCCGAAATGCGGCGCCAAGAACCAGTATGGCGACAATTGCGAAGTGTGCGGCGCCGCTTACCAGCCGACCGACCTGGTCAATCCGTTCTCCGTGTTTACCAACGCGACGCCCGTGATGAAGCCGTCGGAACAGTATTTTTTCAAGCTGTCCGACCCGCGCTGCTTCGAATTCCTGAAAAGCTGGCTGAATACGCCAGGCCGCTTGCAGCCGGAAATGGTCAACAAGGTCAGCGAATGGCTGGGCGAAGCGGGCGAAAAGCTGGCCGACTGGGATATTTCGCGTGATGCGCCCTACTTCGGCATCCCGATTCCCGATGCGCCAGGTAAATTCTTCTATGTGTGGATGGATGCGCCCGTCGGCTACTTGGCCAGCCTGAAAAACTATTGCGACAAGAAAGGCATCGATTTCGACGCCTTGCTGAATGATCCTGCGACGGAACAGATCCACTTCATCGGCAAGGACATCGTTTCCTTCCATTTGCTGTTCTGGCCCGCCATGCTGAAATTTGCCGGCCACCCCGTCATCGATAAACTGAAAGTCAACGTTCACGGCTTCCTGACGGTCAACAACGAAAAAATGTCGAAGTCGCGCGGCACGGGCATTTCGCCGCTGCGCTACCTGGACCTGGGCATGAACCCGGAATGGCTGCGCTACTACATCGCCTTCAAGCTGAACTCGAAAGTGGAAGACCTGGACTTCAACGGCGAAGATTTTGTCGCCCGCGTGAACAGCGACCTGATCGGCAAGTACGTGAACATCGCCAGCCGCTGCGCCGGCTTCATCGCCAAGCGTTTCGACGGCAAGCTGGCATCGACGCTGTCGGAAGGCGCGCAAAGCTGGATCAACCGCGCGCTGACGGTGGACGTGAACGGCGTCATCGTCGAGCGCCAGGCCAGCATCGCCGCGCACTTCGAGAACCGCGAATTCGGCAAGGCCTTGCGCGAAATCATGGAAATCGCCGACATCACCAACCAGTATGTCGATGAAAACAAGCCGTGGATCCTCGCCAAGGACGTCGACAAAACAGCCGAGTTGCACGACGTGTGCACCACGGCCCTGATCCTGTTCCGCCAGCTGACGATTTTGCTCTCGCCGGTGCTGCCGGGCGTGGCGAAGAACGTGGCATCGTTCCTCAACGACGCCGAGTTTAGCTGGGCCGATACGCAGGTGTTCGGCGACGCCGTCGCGAACAGCATGCTGGGCCGCACCATCGGCGCCTACAGCCATTTGATGACGCGCATGGATGCAAAGATGATCGAGGCGCTGTTTGACGCGCCGCAAGCGACCGCCGCTATCGCCGCACCGGCCGGCGACGCCGCGAACGATGCCACCGTGCCAGCCGTGCCCGCTGCCGCCATCGAGGAACTGGCGCCCGAAATCAAGATCGACGACTTCCTCAAGGTCGACCTGCGCATCGCCAAAATCGTCAACTGCGAACTGGTGGACGGCTCCGACAAGCTGCTGCGCCTGACCCTGGACGCGGGCGAAGGCCGTTTGCGCAATGTCTTCTCGGGCATCCGCTCGGCGTACCAGCCGGAAGAACTGATCGGCAAGCTGACCGTGCTGGTGGCCAATCTGGCGCCGCGCAAGATGAAGTTCGGCATTTCGGAAGGCATGGTCATGGCCGCCTCCGCCGCCGACGAGAAGGCGAATCCGGGCATCTACATCCTGAACCCGTGGCCGGGCGCCGAACCTGGCATGCGCATCCGCTAAGCCCCCCCCCACAAGGACCGATGATGAATATCGTGGTGCGCGAAGCAACAAATGCCGATGCACAACTGATGGCCGATCTGACCCGCGCCGCGTGGGCCGGCAAGGTAGCCGCCTCGTCCAGTGGGCACCACGAGACGGCGCAGCAGGTGCAAGCGCAACTGCGCCACGGCGGCGGTTTTTTGTTGCTGATCGACGACATTCCAGCCGGTTCACTGCGCTGGATGCCGCTCGACAGCGATCCCGCCATCTGGAAGATTTCACGCATGGGCGTGCTGCCCGCCTACCGGGGCAGCCATGTT of Janthinobacterium sp. PAMC25594 contains these proteins:
- a CDS encoding LysR family transcriptional regulator; amino-acid sequence: MTISLRHIEVFRAIMTTGSVTAAAAMLHTSQPTVSRELARLEHLTGLTLFERERGRLRPTAQALQLFEEVQRAYFGLERIVSTAAALRQFDQGQLSIACLPVFSQSLLPQACKRFVADFPKVSISITPQESPLLEEWLSAQRHDIGLTEVGNAPPGTALDTLMSVDEVCVLPDGHPLAAKSVLQPADFAGQPFISLAAVDPYRQQIDAIFAQAGVERRMALDTHSAASVCAMVREGVGLAIVNPLTALDYAGQGLQIRRFGVSLPFTVNLVKPLHRPLSQLVALFDQALHAQADEVKRRLLQL
- the lysA gene encoding diaminopimelate decarboxylase, whose amino-acid sequence is MKPVPDATLAQLAQEHGTPLWVYDAATIRARVAQLAQFDTVRFAQKANSNIHLLTLMREAGVHVDAVSLGEIERALQAGFTPAQTNGAAGVVFTCDLFDRATLARVAAAKIEVNCGSVDMLRQLGPVSAGHRVWLRINPGYGHGHSNKTNTGGENSKHGIWHEELPEALAVIRAHGLHLVGLHMHIGSGVDYSHLETVCGTMVDLVKNMGHDLEAISTGGGLSVPYREGEQPVDTDHYFQLWDAARKQIEAHLGHPVHLEIEPGRFLVADAGLLVAEVRATKQMGGNHFTLLDTGFNELMRPAMYGSYHEMSVIAHDGRALEAQRATVVGGPLCESGDVFTQRDGGVVETRLLPAAQVGDYVVFEGAGAYGASMSSNYNSRPHAAEYLVDGAQSRLIRRRQTVAELIALEQL
- a CDS encoding phospholipase D family protein: MPAQVLPFRSATRLLLSLLLSAVLAGCAALPSLEGRVPSSVITDTAQTKLATAIAPMVAQHPGVSGIYPLADGRDAFAARALLAAAAQRSLDVQYYIWHKDITGTLLFDALRQAAERGVRVRLLLDDNNTAGLDQTLSMLGKQQNLEIRLFNPFVPRAPRALAFATDFSRLNRRMHNKSFTADNQATIVGGRNVGDEYFGAAGDVLFADLDVLAVGPVVNEVSHDFDRYWNSASAYPASLLLTSPVEGDAATIAAEADRIDDTRAAEEYVQALRTSPFVRQMMERTLPFEWARTRMVSDDPAKVLDKARPGTGVAENLQNLLGVPEKEVDLVSPYFVPGKAGTLAFADLAKKGVGVRILTNALEATDVAAVHAGYAKWRKPLLEAGVLLYESRRSWERGDARAQPGHLGSSASSLHAKTFAVDDKRIFVGSFNFDPRSIELNTEMGLVIDSPALASQLGLAMRTTIPQRAYQVLLGDDGKLYWIARDASGGATRYDTEPGTSVWKRMGVAILSVLPIDWLL
- a CDS encoding alkaline phosphatase family protein, which translates into the protein MSKNFSLSRQLAQALLLVAGAAACQAHAAKALPAAASATAAQPKLVVVLVVDGLPQEQVTRYRDQFGQGGFRRLLEQGAWFSDAHQAHGITVTAIGHSAVLSGAYPYQHGVIGNNWIDPVTKKSVYCTEDGNFHYIGEETKPDDGTSPVKLRVSTLGDELRYATGDKAKVVTVSGKDRGAILLAGKTGTAYMYMEKTGNFASSTYYMQQHPQWVQRYQASKPQDRYYGKSWTPLLADSAYANDAREDIVPAKPGTRNTFPFAYYSDSGKLDGEYYSRLKSGPFLDELTLEFARAAIDGENLGRNPAGVPDILGVSLSAHDYVNHAYGPESRMSHDHLQRLDRMLAGFFADLDKKVGMDNVLVVLTADHGFANVPEFTEARGGFSAKRIDGDKMVASLNQHLATTLGIDKLVTASSLPNIYLDYALAEKSGVHRAALEDAAARFLLQQDGLAQVYTRTQMEAGAVATRMDTLMRRAWNRQLSGDLMVVTKPAWYFGKGVGGTSHGTPYTYDTNVPLMVFGPRWIKPGAYGQYAEVVDIAPTLAHLLRIRQPSASEGRVLTEAVR
- a CDS encoding DUF4399 domain-containing protein, with amino-acid sequence MQLTTVFLRQAAVLVAGSLLAASAFAQSVSFVEPVDGATVTSPFKVKFAVSGMDVKPAGDMTARTGHHHLLINMGPMKAGEMIPMDDKHLHFGKGQTETDVTLPPGQYTLTMQFANGAHQSYGPELSKSIKVTVK
- the apbC gene encoding iron-sulfur cluster carrier protein ApbC, translating into MSITVEDVKAALAQVIDPNTHKDFISSKTVKNLKVDGNDISLDIELGYPAKSQIDLIRKSVLAALRVLPGVGNVSVGVSSKIISHTVQRGLKPMSNVKNIIAVASGKGGVGKSTTAVNLALALAAEGATVGMLDADIYGPSQPMMLGISGQPKTLDGKSMEPMENHGLQVSSIGFMIDPDEPMVWRGPMVTQALQQLLDQTNWRDLDYLIVDMPPGTGDIQLTLSQKVPVTGAVIVTTPQDIALLDARKGLKMFEKVGIPILGVVENMSTHICSNCGHAEEIFGAGGGAKMCADFGVEFLGALPLTMAIRQQTDSGTPTVVAEPDGPVAEIYKQIARTIAIKVAEKAKDMTSKFPSIVIKND
- the metG gene encoding methionine--tRNA ligase, translating into MTRKLFVTTALPYANAAFHIGHIMEYIQADIWVRFQRMQRDGAAGREVHFVGADDTHGTPIMIAAEKEGITPQQFVANIAAGRAQYLDGFHIAFDNWYSTDSPENVDLSQSIYRKLRDTGLIVTKTVDRFFDPVKGMFLADRNIKGECPKCGAKNQYGDNCEVCGAAYQPTDLVNPFSVFTNATPVMKPSEQYFFKLSDPRCFEFLKSWLNTPGRLQPEMVNKVSEWLGEAGEKLADWDISRDAPYFGIPIPDAPGKFFYVWMDAPVGYLASLKNYCDKKGIDFDALLNDPATEQIHFIGKDIVSFHLLFWPAMLKFAGHPVIDKLKVNVHGFLTVNNEKMSKSRGTGISPLRYLDLGMNPEWLRYYIAFKLNSKVEDLDFNGEDFVARVNSDLIGKYVNIASRCAGFIAKRFDGKLASTLSEGAQSWINRALTVDVNGVIVERQASIAAHFENREFGKALREIMEIADITNQYVDENKPWILAKDVDKTAELHDVCTTALILFRQLTILLSPVLPGVAKNVASFLNDAEFSWADTQVFGDAVANSMLGRTIGAYSHLMTRMDAKMIEALFDAPQATAAIAAPAGDAANDATVPAVPAAAIEELAPEIKIDDFLKVDLRIAKIVNCELVDGSDKLLRLTLDAGEGRLRNVFSGIRSAYQPEELIGKLTVLVANLAPRKMKFGISEGMVMAASAADEKANPGIYILNPWPGAEPGMRIR
- a CDS encoding GNAT family N-acetyltransferase; this translates as MNIVVREATNADAQLMADLTRAAWAGKVAASSSGHHETAQQVQAQLRHGGGFLLLIDDIPAGSLRWMPLDSDPAIWKISRMGVLPAYRGSHVSQHLLEAIIHHGLSCQAEELRLAVRRDQRKLIDFYAAFEFDLAEELEYSHANPAEPAPMVMRRLLRY